From Carassius carassius unplaced genomic scaffold, fCarCar2.1 SCAFFOLD_56, whole genome shotgun sequence, one genomic window encodes:
- the LOC132136873 gene encoding uncharacterized protein LOC132136873 isoform X1, whose amino-acid sequence MYDLILHSALVLFREPEVTPAQSSRHAKKTHPSPKVDGSSLYITDDANTATFPEPSGRFCILNLVHRGHYEVHGDPDHSQLPASRAVPTTAVPFAFMRRPAPAASASTETPRPSPGTPRTTGLFPARSFQRSVHVAEIVNDKLSTSRTVVIRFLEADATVERITAKVKDALGCDEPITLTDSQGSEIVDSDGTRSSQYWKQNSRKIYAISEFDFVEFQNGRRAKTSRRAEESLSAQEVIGKINQLKEAVESLHDITTTINQLSELAKSKTTTAMPDAYLRTLKDAFTCLICKALMEEPMFSTCWESLVRCQTCVEQWLLTADHCLKCRAQEFASKVHQVKGFSAFLSSFKEIETE is encoded by the exons ATGTATGACCTAATCTTGCATTCTGCATTGGTACTTTTTCGTGAACCGGAAGTTACTCCCGCCCAGAGCTCCCGCCACGCCAAGAAGACCCACCCTTCACCCAAG GTTGATGGCAGCAGTCTGTACATTACAGATGATGCAAACACCGCAACATTTCCAGAGCCATCTGGACGTTTTTGCATCCTCAATCTTGTGCATCGGGGCCATTATGAGGTCCATGGGGATCCAGATCATAGTCAGCTTCCTGCAAGCAGAGCCGTACCCACTACTGCTGTTCCTTTTGCCTTCATGCGCCGCCCCGCACCTGCCGCTTCTGCTTCCACTGAAACACCACGACCTTCCCCTGGAACTCCACGAACTACTGGCCTGTTCCCTGCAAGATCCTTCCAAAG GTCAGTCCATGTTGCTGAAATAGTGAATGACAAGCTCAGTACTTCCAGGACAGTTGTCATTCGCTTTTTGGAAGCTGATGCAACTGTTGAACGAATAACTGCAAAGGTGAAGGATGCATTAGGCTGTGATGAGCCAATTACCCTGACAGACAGCCAAGGAAGTGAGATAGTGGACTCAGATGGCACAAGAA GTTCACAATACTGGAAACAGAACTCCAGAAAAATCTACGCCATCTCTGAATTTGACTTTGTAGAGTTCCAGAATGGAAGAAGAGCTAAAACAAG TCGAAGGGCTGAAGAGAGTTTGAGTGCACAAGAGGTTATTGGTAAAATTAACCAACTAAAGGAAGCTGTCGAGAGCCTCCACGACATCACTACAACCATAAACCAGCTGTCTGAGCTTGCAAAGTCCAAAACCACAACAGCAATGCCAGATGCTTATCTGCGCACTTTAAAGGACGCCTTCACCTGTCTCATTTGTAAAG CACTAATGGAAGAGCCCATGTTTTCCACATGCTGGGAGTCTCTGGTTAGATGCCAAACATGTGTGGAGCAGTGGCTGTTAACCGCAGATCACTGTCTGAAATGCAGAGCTCAAGAGTTTGCCTCCAAGGTGCACCAAGTTAAGGGTTTTTCTGCTTTCCTGTCTTCTTTCAAGGAGATAGAAACAGAGTAA
- the LOC132136873 gene encoding uncharacterized protein LOC132136873 isoform X2: METTSYVLFREGKRVTVRDDDMSVDKICRIFQVDGSSLYITDDANTATFPEPSGRFCILNLVHRGHYEVHGDPDHSQLPASRAVPTTAVPFAFMRRPAPAASASTETPRPSPGTPRTTGLFPARSFQRSVHVAEIVNDKLSTSRTVVIRFLEADATVERITAKVKDALGCDEPITLTDSQGSEIVDSDGTRSSQYWKQNSRKIYAISEFDFVEFQNGRRAKTSRRAEESLSAQEVIGKINQLKEAVESLHDITTTINQLSELAKSKTTTAMPDAYLRTLKDAFTCLICKALMEEPMFSTCWESLVRCQTCVEQWLLTADHCLKCRAQEFASKVHQVKGFSAFLSSFKEIETE, from the exons ATGGAAACAACAAGTTATGTTCTCTTTCGAGAAGGCAAACGTGTCACAGTAAGAGATGATGACATGTCTGTTGACAAAATATGCAGGATATTTCAG GTTGATGGCAGCAGTCTGTACATTACAGATGATGCAAACACCGCAACATTTCCAGAGCCATCTGGACGTTTTTGCATCCTCAATCTTGTGCATCGGGGCCATTATGAGGTCCATGGGGATCCAGATCATAGTCAGCTTCCTGCAAGCAGAGCCGTACCCACTACTGCTGTTCCTTTTGCCTTCATGCGCCGCCCCGCACCTGCCGCTTCTGCTTCCACTGAAACACCACGACCTTCCCCTGGAACTCCACGAACTACTGGCCTGTTCCCTGCAAGATCCTTCCAAAG GTCAGTCCATGTTGCTGAAATAGTGAATGACAAGCTCAGTACTTCCAGGACAGTTGTCATTCGCTTTTTGGAAGCTGATGCAACTGTTGAACGAATAACTGCAAAGGTGAAGGATGCATTAGGCTGTGATGAGCCAATTACCCTGACAGACAGCCAAGGAAGTGAGATAGTGGACTCAGATGGCACAAGAA GTTCACAATACTGGAAACAGAACTCCAGAAAAATCTACGCCATCTCTGAATTTGACTTTGTAGAGTTCCAGAATGGAAGAAGAGCTAAAACAAG TCGAAGGGCTGAAGAGAGTTTGAGTGCACAAGAGGTTATTGGTAAAATTAACCAACTAAAGGAAGCTGTCGAGAGCCTCCACGACATCACTACAACCATAAACCAGCTGTCTGAGCTTGCAAAGTCCAAAACCACAACAGCAATGCCAGATGCTTATCTGCGCACTTTAAAGGACGCCTTCACCTGTCTCATTTGTAAAG CACTAATGGAAGAGCCCATGTTTTCCACATGCTGGGAGTCTCTGGTTAGATGCCAAACATGTGTGGAGCAGTGGCTGTTAACCGCAGATCACTGTCTGAAATGCAGAGCTCAAGAGTTTGCCTCCAAGGTGCACCAAGTTAAGGGTTTTTCTGCTTTCCTGTCTTCTTTCAAGGAGATAGAAACAGAGTAA